A stretch of the Chelonia mydas isolate rCheMyd1 chromosome 5, rCheMyd1.pri.v2, whole genome shotgun sequence genome encodes the following:
- the CCNB1 gene encoding G2/mitotic-specific cyclin-B1: MALRISRNTRVNAENQVKGNVAAAKRGAAAAKPGLRPRTALGDIGNKVGEQPPKALPKKEAKPPSAAVKPLARKPIRAAETVIQPAKEQKPITEPPKLESPSPSPMETSGCVPAEEVLCQAFSDVLLEVKDVDADDGADPNLCSEYVKDIYRYLRDLEKQQAVRPKYLAGQEVTGNMRAILIDWLVQVQMKFRLLSETMYMTAAIIDRFLQDNSVPKKMLQLVGVTAMFIASKYEEMYPPEIGDFAFVTDHTYTKYQIKQMERKILQALDFALGRPLPLHFLRRASKIGEVDLEQHTLAKYLMELSLVDYEMVHYPPSQIAAAAFCLALKVLNGGEWTLTLEHYMSYTESALHPVMQHMAKNVILVNQGLTKHMTVKNKYASSKNAKISTLPLLNSAVIQDLAKPVSKVV; this comes from the exons ATGGCGCTGCGGATTAGCAGG AATACCAGAGTCAACGCCGAGAACCAAGTGAAGGGCAATGTGGCCGCCGCCAAGCGGGGAGCGGCTGCTGCAAAGCCCGGCCTCAGGCCGAGAACTGCCCTGGGCGACATCGGCAACAAAGTGGGCGAACAGCCGCCCAAAGCGCTTCCCAAAAAG GAAGCGAAGCCCCCCAGCGCTGCGGTGAAGCCCCTTGCCAGGAAACCGATCAGAGCAGCGGAGACGGTGATCCAGCCGGCTAAGGAGCAGAAGCCAATCACCGAGCCTCCTAAG TTGGAGTCTCCATCCCCAAGCCCAATGGAGACCTCTGGATGTGTGCCAGCAGAGGAGGTGCTTTGCCAGGCTTTTTCTGACGTCTTGCTTGAAGTGAAAGATGTAGATGCAGACGATGGGGCTGACCCAAATCTCTGCAGTGAATATGTAAAGGACATCTATCGCTATCTGAGAGACCTTGAG AAGCAACAAGCTGTCAGACCAAAATACCTGGCAGGCCAGGAAGTTACTGGAAACATGCGGGCTATCCTAATTGACTGGCTTGTGCAGGTTCAGATGAAATTCAGACTACTTTCAGAGACTATGTACATGACTGCTGCCATCATTGATCGCTTCCTGCAG GACAACAGTGTGCCCAAGAAGATGTTGCAGCTGGTTGGTGTCACGGCCATGTTTATTGCCAGCAAGTATGAGGAAATGTATCCTCCTGAAATTGGGGACTTTGCCTTTGTAACAGACCACACTTACACCAAGTACCAGATCAAACAAATGGAAAGGAAGATTCTACAAGCTCTAGACTTTGCCTTGGGCCGCCCTCTGCCACTGCACTTTCTAAGGAGGGCATCAAAGATTGGAGAG GTGGACCTAGAACAGCACACTCTAGCCAAATATCTGATGGAATTATCCCTGGTGGATTATGAAATGGTACACTACCCTCCATCCCAGATTGCTGCAGCTGCTTTTTGCTTGGCTCTAAAGGTTCTTAATGGTGGAGAGTGG ACACTAACTTTAGAACACTACATGTCATACACTGAGAGTGCTCTTCACCCTGTCATGCAACATATGGCAAAGAATGTGATCCTAGTGAATCAGGGCCTTACAAAGCACATG ACAGTCAAGAACAAATATGCCAGCAGCAAAAATGCTAAGATTAGCACTCTTCCACTGCTGAACTCTGCAGTCATACAGGATCTGGCTAAGCCTGTGTCAAAAGTGGTATAA